Proteins encoded together in one Lathyrus oleraceus cultivar Zhongwan6 chromosome 5, CAAS_Psat_ZW6_1.0, whole genome shotgun sequence window:
- the LOC127078659 gene encoding protein MAINTENANCE OF MERISTEMS-like: MSILTMGESHRGTVTNISTYDYSRFRTRVHEYVHMDPMIQPYVELAGFGHIRKIMSWSVDNKFILALCERWHPEIHTFWFPTGECTVTLEDVYMILGLPIEGKAVNGKTNYANSICMDLLDTDLLDDNSRCQGILLSHLTSYYNIV; this comes from the exons atgtctatcctcacaatgggcgaatcgcACAGAGGAACAGTTACAAATATATCAACTTAT gattattcaaggttccgtactcgggtccacgaatatgtccacatggacccgatgattcaaccgtatgtcgaactcgccggttttggacATATAAGAAAAATTATGTCTTGGTCGGTGGATAATAAATTCATTCTTGCGTTATGCGAAAGATGGCATCCCGAGATacacacattctggtttccaaccggtgagtgtaccgtgacattagaagacgtctacatgaTATTGGGACTGCCTATTGAAGGTAAAGctgtaaatggtaaaaccaactatgcgaattcaatttgcatggacctcttggatactgatttgttagatgataactcaagatgtcaaggtatactcctttcacaCCTTACGTCATATTATAACA ttgtttaa
- the LOC127088032 gene encoding protein MAIN-LIKE 2-like, protein MSYNRCLRHCITQYHNLLDHLRPTDFIWCPYLNLDHNHEVNEEDATVWTACTPIIRFITVEMHNSDRVKLQFNMLQHIPDPPGKLGEWHMRKVNDQWKFNPWQSFASSECRKRKHRHDHVLTDAMIPNEEKPSRTYMAWYISVGFDFIAEDMYLYDPHQQTYTPHASTSNPQQHCQTAYI, encoded by the exons atgagttataacagatgtcttagacactgtattacccagtatcacaatctcttggatcaccttcgtCCGACAGAT ttcatttggtgTCCATACCTAAATTTGGATCACAACCATGAAGTCAACGAAGAAGACGCAaccgtatggactgcatgcacaccgatcataagattcataactgtggagatgcacaacagtgatcgtgtgaagttgcagttcaatatgcttcaacacatcccgGATCCCCCCGGCAAactaggagaatggcatatgcgcaAAGTTAATGACCAATGGAAATTtaatccatggcaaagcttcgccAGTTCTGAGTGTCGCAAAaggaagcaccgccatgaccatgtcttaactgacgcaaTGATTCCtaatgaagaaaaaccaagtcgtacttatatggcttggtacatatcAGTTGGTTTTGATTTtatcgccgaggatatgtacttaTACGACCCACACCAACAAACTTACACACCACATgcctcaacatctaacccccaacaacattgtcagaccgcCTACATATAA